One genomic segment of Thermoplasmatales archaeon includes these proteins:
- a CDS encoding sigma-70 region 4 domain-containing protein, with amino-acid sequence MSHVTPEMRRIMVMAKKAGKKTKEIAEFLGISRKTVWKWNKRAHHPGKESFRDK; translated from the coding sequence ATGTCACATGTTACTCCAGAAATGAGGAGAATAATGGTTATGGCAAAGAAGGCAGGAAAGAAAACAAAAGAAATTGCTGAATTTCTTGGAATAAGCAGAAAAACTGTATGGAAGTGGAATAAAAGAGCACATCATCCAGGAAAGGAAAGTTTTAGAGATAAAT
- a CDS encoding TATA-box-binding protein, with protein MNVDMKIENVVASTTIAKELELSKLKKAIPESEYQPEQFPGLVLRLDEPKTAALLFRSGKVVCTGAKTIKDVEKAIKKVCNKVEGAGFRVYKEPEITVQNIVASANLHAQLNLIAIAQAVGLEKIEYEPEQFPGLVYRMEEPKVVILLFGSGKLVCTGARKAEQVEEAIKEIIKELNAKRLL; from the coding sequence ATGAATGTAGATATGAAAATTGAAAATGTTGTTGCTTCTACAACAATTGCAAAAGAACTCGAACTTTCTAAACTAAAGAAGGCAATACCGGAGAGTGAATACCAGCCAGAGCAGTTTCCTGGCTTAGTTTTAAGGCTTGACGAACCAAAGACTGCTGCACTCCTTTTCAGAAGCGGGAAGGTTGTATGCACTGGAGCAAAAACAATAAAGGATGTTGAAAAAGCAATTAAAAAAGTTTGCAATAAGGTGGAGGGAGCAGGCTTCAGGGTTTATAAGGAGCCAGAGATAACTGTACAGAATATTGTTGCATCTGCAAACCTTCATGCTCAGCTAAACCTTATAGCAATTGCACAGGCGGTCGGGCTTGAAAAAATAGAATATGAGCCAGAGCAGTTTCCTGGCTTAGTTTATCGAATGGAGGAGCCAAAAGTGGTTATACTCCTTTTTGGATCCGGCAAGCTTGTATGCACTGGAGCAAGAAAAGCTGAGCAGGTTGAGGAAGCGATAAAAGAGATTATAAAAGAACTAAATGCCAAAAGGTTATTATAA
- a CDS encoding winged helix-turn-helix transcriptional regulator, translating to MEKVVLEKDSFMALASDTRINLLKKLDERKMTVSELAREMSISKPAVLKHLSKLCEAGLVKKIEGERKWIYYSLTQKGKNILYPDRAKIILLLSSSIAFLVAGVLYMIRYMEEKSDGAKILRETLGNEIKNYPYLGIILFIISAILLMTSIFYKIRNRKIG from the coding sequence ATGGAAAAGGTGGTTCTTGAAAAAGATAGCTTTATGGCACTTGCTTCTGATACAAGGATAAATTTGTTAAAAAAGTTGGATGAAAGAAAAATGACTGTTTCAGAGCTTGCGAGAGAAATGAGTATAAGCAAGCCGGCGGTGCTGAAGCATTTATCAAAGCTATGTGAGGCTGGATTGGTTAAAAAAATAGAAGGCGAGAGGAAATGGATTTATTACTCCCTCACTCAAAAAGGTAAAAATATTCTTTATCCAGATAGAGCTAAAATAATTCTTCTTCTTTCTTCTTCAATAGCTTTTCTTGTAGCTGGGGTACTCTATATGATTAGGTATATGGAAGAAAAAAGCGATGGGGCAAAAATTTTAAGAGAAACTTTAGGAAATGAAATAAAAAATTATCCATACTTAGGCATAATTTTATTCATAATTTCGGCGATACTCCTCATGACATCAATTTTTTATAAAATAAGAAACAGGAAAATAGGATAA
- a CDS encoding NAD(P)/FAD-dependent oxidoreductase has protein sequence MPKGYYKVVIIGAGPAGLFAASELAENGIKDVLVIEKGKDVDERKCPIKQYTKCMKCKPCNILCGVGGAGCLSDGKLNLRADIGGNLNEFCQNAEELIKKVDEKFLQHGAPKKLYGKNLKDLEKISSQYGIRFIPIPQRHIGSDRLPSLIGSFKKEIESKGVKFYLEKEVKEIEKRKNFILHLEGEKIECSYLIAAVGRSGAEWLSQQANKLGIKTRYAPLDLGVRVEVPSVVMEDVIEKAWDPKFHIYTQTYDDFVRTFCTCPDGFVVMEDYGKYISVNGHSSLNEKSENTNFAFLVRLSLTEPVENTTAYGMAIASMATVIGGRKPILQRLGDLKAGRRSTWERIGKSYVEPTLKNATPGDISMALPHRIVTDIIEGLDKLAKVIPGVAEDSTLLYAPEIKFYSMRFEVSKNMETNLKNFFVAGDGAGLARGIIASAVTGLLAARGISEKLKG, from the coding sequence ATGCCAAAAGGTTATTATAAGGTAGTAATAATTGGGGCAGGACCAGCTGGCCTTTTCGCCGCCAGCGAGCTGGCAGAAAACGGCATAAAGGATGTGCTGGTAATAGAGAAGGGGAAAGATGTAGATGAGAGAAAATGCCCCATCAAGCAATATACAAAGTGCATGAAATGCAAACCATGCAATATTTTATGCGGTGTTGGAGGGGCTGGCTGTTTATCTGACGGAAAGCTGAATTTAAGGGCTGATATAGGAGGAAATTTAAATGAATTTTGCCAAAATGCGGAAGAGCTGATAAAAAAAGTAGATGAAAAATTTTTACAGCATGGAGCCCCTAAAAAACTCTATGGAAAGAATTTGAAGGATTTGGAAAAAATATCATCGCAATATGGAATTCGCTTTATTCCCATTCCTCAGCGTCACATTGGCTCAGATAGACTGCCGTCTTTAATAGGTTCCTTTAAAAAAGAGATTGAGTCAAAAGGAGTTAAATTTTATCTCGAAAAGGAAGTTAAGGAAATAGAGAAAAGGAAAAATTTTATATTGCACCTCGAAGGAGAAAAAATAGAATGCTCATATCTTATAGCAGCGGTCGGGCGGAGCGGGGCGGAATGGCTCAGCCAGCAGGCAAACAAGCTTGGAATAAAAACAAGATATGCTCCTCTCGACTTGGGTGTAAGGGTTGAAGTTCCATCTGTTGTCATGGAAGATGTTATAGAGAAGGCATGGGACCCAAAGTTCCATATTTACACCCAAACTTATGATGATTTTGTTAGAACTTTCTGCACATGTCCAGATGGTTTTGTTGTGATGGAGGACTATGGAAAATATATATCTGTAAATGGTCATTCATCGCTTAATGAAAAATCTGAAAATACAAATTTTGCTTTTCTTGTAAGATTGTCATTAACTGAACCAGTTGAAAATACCACTGCTTATGGAATGGCAATTGCATCCATGGCAACAGTTATAGGAGGAAGAAAGCCAATTTTGCAAAGGCTTGGTGACCTTAAAGCGGGAAGGAGATCAACATGGGAAAGAATAGGTAAATCATATGTTGAGCCAACCCTTAAAAATGCTACACCTGGAGATATTTCAATGGCACTGCCCCATAGAATTGTAACAGATATAATAGAGGGGCTTGATAAACTTGCAAAGGTGATACCTGGTGTTGCAGAAGATTCAACCCTTCTTTATGCTCCAGAAATAAAATTCTATTCAATGAGATTTGAAGTCAGCAAAAATATGGAAACAAATCTGAAAAATTTCTTTGTCGCTGGTGATGGTGCTGGCTTGGCGAGGGGTATAATTGCCTCTGCAGTCACTGGTTTGCTTGCTGCCCGCGGAATTAGTGAGAAACTGAAAGGTTAA
- a CDS encoding 23S rRNA (pseudouridine(1915)-N(3))-methyltransferase RlmH — MIKIICLGRLKERFYSEAVEEYRKRIEKFFRFDIVETDEIKDFGDFNIFLDENGEEMNSQEFANFLNDILLKYKNVYFFIGSYKGFEEKKNADFTLSLSKMTFPYQLCRVILIEQIYRAITIIKGINYQK; from the coding sequence ATGATTAAAATAATATGTCTTGGCAGGCTAAAAGAGAGATTTTATTCTGAAGCAGTTGAGGAATATAGAAAAAGAATTGAAAAATTTTTTAGATTTGATATAGTTGAAACTGATGAAATAAAAGATTTTGGAGATTTTAACATATTTTTAGATGAAAATGGTGAGGAAATGAATTCCCAAGAATTTGCAAATTTTTTAAATGATATTCTTCTAAAATATAAAAATGTTTATTTTTTTATAGGTAGTTATAAAGGATTTGAAGAAAAGAAGAATGCGGACTTTACTTTATCTCTCTCAAAAATGACTTTTCCATATCAACTTTGCAGAGTGATTCTCATTGAGCAGATATACAGGGCAATAACAATAATTAAAGGAATAAACTATCAAAAATAA
- a CDS encoding DHH family phosphoesterase — protein MNLEEEVKYAGDIIHRLKKDSIVRIIGHVDADGISSASIVAISLARLGYKFHISIKKTSPNLIDEISKGENPLTIFVDIGTSYLKEMKKIRGEVIVLDHHIIENEDTGDIIYINPRNYGIDASREASASGIAYEFAKAIDKNNIDLSQLAVVGMIGDKQKFIGFNKKIVEEGIGNGFIAEKEQYMLRGECVKEMIESSIDPYFMFNSSHFFNSISIKPEKKLEELSEDERRKFFSALTLKLMEQNVDEIEWKKINYYGKDYGNLHDMASKLDACARLNEAGIGIALCFKDKNAMDKARMIQEKYRDEIRKELKEIEKKEVNEMKNFLYFYVNHAPLSGVIAGLVLKYFPKFKKGKPVVAVAVNGGADISARGDEKMVENGINLGKSMKTAAEKVGGVGGGHQIAAGAKVGKEKLMEFLEELDRELG, from the coding sequence ATGAATTTGGAAGAAGAAGTTAAGTATGCGGGGGACATCATTCATAGATTGAAAAAGGACAGTATTGTAAGAATAATAGGGCATGTTGATGCAGATGGAATTTCTTCGGCAAGTATAGTTGCTATATCTCTTGCAAGATTGGGATATAAATTTCACATCTCAATAAAGAAAACTTCTCCAAATCTTATTGATGAAATATCAAAAGGAGAAAATCCCCTTACAATATTCGTTGATATAGGTACAAGTTACCTGAAGGAAATGAAAAAAATTAGGGGAGAAGTAATAGTGCTTGATCACCATATAATAGAAAATGAGGACACAGGAGATATAATTTATATAAATCCAAGAAATTATGGAATAGATGCGAGCAGGGAGGCGAGTGCATCAGGCATTGCATATGAGTTTGCAAAAGCAATAGATAAAAATAATATTGATCTGTCCCAGCTTGCAGTCGTTGGAATGATAGGTGATAAACAGAAGTTTATAGGATTTAATAAAAAGATTGTTGAAGAAGGAATAGGAAATGGATTTATTGCTGAGAAAGAGCAATATATGTTGAGAGGAGAATGTGTTAAGGAAATGATAGAAAGCTCAATTGATCCCTATTTTATGTTTAATTCAAGCCATTTTTTTAACTCAATTTCAATAAAACCTGAAAAAAAATTAGAGGAGTTAAGCGAGGATGAAAGAAGAAAATTTTTTTCCGCATTGACATTAAAATTGATGGAGCAAAATGTTGATGAAATTGAATGGAAAAAAATAAATTATTATGGAAAGGATTATGGCAATCTTCATGACATGGCTTCAAAACTTGATGCCTGCGCCAGGTTGAATGAGGCGGGTATTGGAATTGCTCTCTGCTTTAAAGATAAGAATGCTATGGATAAAGCCCGAATGATTCAGGAAAAATATAGAGATGAAATAAGAAAGGAATTGAAAGAGATTGAAAAAAAAGAGGTTAATGAGATGAAAAACTTTTTATATTTTTATGTAAATCATGCTCCTTTATCTGGAGTAATTGCTGGTCTAGTGCTAAAATACTTCCCAAAATTCAAAAAAGGTAAGCCAGTTGTTGCAGTTGCAGTAAATGGTGGCGCTGATATATCCGCGAGAGGAGATGAAAAAATGGTAGAAAATGGAATAAATTTAGGAAAATCCATGAAAACTGCGGCAGAAAAGGTGGGTGGCGTTGGCGGTGGCCATCAGATAGCGGCGGGCGCCAAAGTGGGGAAGGAGAAGTTGATGGAATTTCTGGAGGAGCTGGATAGGGAGTTAGGATGA
- a CDS encoding DNA topoisomerase I, translating to MKTLVICEKNIAARRIAQILSDGKAKQGNIYGVPYYYFDDKIVVGLKGHIMYLDFPEEYGNWQNIPPDKLVDVAPVKKISERKIANAIRKLAKDVGRVIIATDYDREGELIGTEVLSLLPENVEIKRAKFSSITPYEIKKSFENLGKIDYNLSQSAEARQHIDLIWGASLTRFISISSKQLGKDFLSVGRVQSPTLFLIVERENEIRNFVPKPFWKVEVIFEKDGEKFKADYPKVINDEKIADELFSKIKEIGKGIVKSFSKKEVEKIPPPPFDTTSFLSEASKIGFSAMEAMKIAEELYMNGLISYPRTDNTVYPPLPFKSIIEKLKEVFPEEVKKLESIMRSKPVGGKKESKDHPPIHPVDCKKLQARQAKIYELIARRFMATLAKNALIEIKNAEIAVGEIILKANGLKVKEKNWMEIYKTNLKEEFLPDLVEGEEVRIVDIKKIKGETKPPARYTQGSLIIEMEKKGLGTKSTRHEIISKLYERNYIRGKYIFPTPSAFAVVDALKRGADIITKPEMTAHLEKEMDCIAEGKKSFSEVVEESKNLLRKAFEILSENREEIGGIIKMAMEKQNYFGDCPKCGGKLVLRKSKHGRFVGCSNYPKCSNVYPLPKNGTVFFEEEYCEKCKSPKITIIYKGKRWKKCLKKDCK from the coding sequence ATGAAAACACTTGTAATATGTGAAAAAAATATAGCTGCGAGAAGGATTGCACAGATTTTGTCTGATGGGAAGGCTAAGCAGGGGAATATTTATGGTGTCCCATATTATTATTTTGATGATAAGATTGTTGTTGGGCTTAAAGGACATATAATGTATCTTGATTTTCCAGAAGAATATGGAAATTGGCAAAATATTCCACCAGATAAACTTGTAGATGTTGCTCCTGTGAAAAAAATATCTGAAAGAAAGATTGCAAATGCAATTAGAAAGCTTGCAAAGGATGTTGGGAGAGTAATAATCGCAACTGATTATGACAGGGAAGGTGAATTAATAGGAACGGAGGTTTTATCTTTACTCCCTGAAAATGTTGAAATAAAAAGGGCAAAATTCAGTTCGATAACTCCCTATGAAATAAAAAAATCATTTGAAAATCTAGGAAAAATTGATTATAATTTATCCCAGTCAGCAGAGGCAAGGCAACACATTGATTTGATATGGGGGGCGAGTTTAACAAGATTTATATCTATTTCATCCAAACAGCTTGGGAAAGATTTTTTATCTGTAGGGAGAGTTCAGTCGCCAACTCTTTTTCTTATTGTAGAAAGGGAAAATGAGATAAGAAATTTTGTTCCAAAACCTTTCTGGAAGGTGGAAGTTATATTTGAAAAGGATGGTGAAAAATTCAAAGCGGATTATCCAAAGGTAATAAATGATGAGAAAATTGCAGATGAATTATTTTCCAAAATAAAAGAAATTGGGAAAGGGATTGTAAAATCTTTTTCAAAAAAAGAAGTTGAAAAAATTCCTCCTCCTCCTTTTGATACAACATCCTTTTTAAGTGAAGCATCAAAAATTGGTTTCTCTGCAATGGAAGCGATGAAAATAGCTGAAGAGCTATACATGAACGGGTTGATTTCATACCCGAGAACAGATAACACAGTCTATCCACCCCTTCCATTTAAAAGCATTATTGAAAAATTGAAAGAGGTTTTTCCTGAAGAAGTTAAAAAGCTTGAAAGCATTATGAGGAGCAAGCCAGTTGGCGGAAAAAAAGAAAGCAAGGATCATCCTCCAATTCACCCAGTTGATTGCAAAAAACTGCAAGCAAGGCAGGCGAAAATATATGAACTTATTGCCAGGCGTTTCATGGCGACGCTTGCAAAGAATGCATTAATTGAAATCAAAAATGCTGAAATAGCTGTGGGGGAAATAATTTTGAAAGCAAATGGGTTAAAAGTAAAAGAGAAAAACTGGATGGAAATATATAAAACAAATTTAAAGGAAGAGTTTTTGCCAGATCTGGTTGAGGGAGAGGAGGTTAGAATTGTGGATATTAAAAAAATAAAAGGTGAGACAAAACCTCCTGCAAGATATACTCAGGGAAGTTTGATAATTGAAATGGAAAAGAAGGGGTTGGGTACAAAATCAACAAGACATGAAATAATCAGTAAGTTATATGAGAGAAATTATATAAGAGGAAAATATATTTTTCCCACTCCCTCTGCATTTGCGGTTGTTGATGCTTTAAAAAGAGGAGCGGATATTATAACAAAGCCAGAAATGACCGCCCATCTGGAAAAGGAAATGGATTGTATAGCGGAAGGTAAAAAAAGCTTTAGTGAGGTTGTTGAGGAATCAAAGAATTTGTTAAGAAAAGCTTTTGAAATACTAAGTGAAAATAGGGAGGAGATCGGGGGGATAATAAAGATGGCGATGGAGAAACAGAATTACTTTGGTGATTGCCCTAAATGCGGTGGAAAGCTTGTATTGAGAAAATCAAAACACGGAAGGTTTGTTGGTTGCTCTAATTATCCGAAGTGTAGCAATGTTTATCCCCTCCCAAAAAATGGAACTGTCTTTTTTGAGGAGGAATACTGTGAGAAATGCAAAAGTCCGAAAATAACCATAATATATAAAGGAAAAAGATGGAAGAAATGTCTAAAAAAGGATTGTAAATGA
- the nifS gene encoding cysteine desulfurase NifS, translated as MKKIYLDHAATTPVDREVLEEMLPFFNEKFGNASSLHSWGREAKKAIEEARERVAKLINADASRIIFTGSGTESDNLAIKGIAFSKGKGHIITSKIEHPAVLETCKYLEKKGFEVTYLPVDNYGLVNIDDLENEIREDTILISIMHANNEIGTIENIEEIGKIAKKNDIVFHTDAVQSVGKIEVDAKKINVDMLSLSSHKIYGPKGVGGLYIREGLKIEPILHGGGHEGGLRSSTENVAGIVGFGKACELAGKRWRSDAEKMRKLRNKIIKNTLEIEEAYLTGHPEKRLPNSASFYFKGIEGESLVLLLDSKGIAASTGSACSSKKLQPSHVLLAIGIKPEHAHGSLRITLGRENEEEEIDYFLEILPEIVKKLREISPLWKKS; from the coding sequence ATGAAAAAGATTTATCTTGACCATGCCGCAACAACACCAGTTGATAGAGAAGTTTTAGAGGAAATGTTACCATTTTTTAATGAAAAATTTGGAAATGCATCCAGCTTACATTCTTGGGGAAGAGAGGCAAAAAAGGCAATTGAAGAAGCCCGAGAAAGAGTTGCAAAACTTATAAATGCAGATGCAAGTAGAATAATATTTACTGGTAGTGGAACAGAAAGCGACAACCTTGCAATAAAGGGCATTGCATTTTCTAAAGGAAAAGGACACATAATAACAAGCAAAATAGAGCACCCCGCTGTGCTGGAGACATGCAAATATTTGGAAAAGAAGGGTTTTGAAGTTACCTATCTGCCTGTTGATAATTATGGGCTTGTAAATATTGATGATTTAGAGAATGAAATAAGAGAAGACACAATATTGATTTCAATAATGCATGCAAACAATGAAATTGGAACAATAGAGAATATAGAAGAAATTGGAAAAATAGCAAAGAAAAATGACATAGTTTTTCACACAGATGCTGTCCAAAGCGTTGGAAAAATAGAGGTAGACGCTAAAAAAATTAATGTGGATATGCTATCACTTTCTTCCCATAAAATTTATGGTCCAAAGGGAGTGGGCGGGCTATATATAAGAGAGGGATTAAAAATCGAGCCAATTCTTCACGGCGGCGGGCACGAGGGCGGCCTGCGCTCCTCAACAGAAAATGTGGCGGGAATAGTAGGGTTTGGGAAGGCGTGCGAGCTTGCTGGCAAAAGATGGAGGAGCGATGCAGAAAAGATGAGGAAATTGAGGAACAAAATAATAAAAAATACCCTTGAAATAGAGGAGGCATATCTTACTGGGCATCCTGAAAAAAGGTTGCCAAACAGTGCGAGTTTTTATTTTAAGGGAATAGAAGGAGAAAGCCTTGTTCTTCTTCTTGATTCAAAAGGAATTGCTGCATCAACTGGCTCGGCATGTTCTTCAAAAAAATTACAGCCATCTCATGTGCTTCTTGCAATAGGAATTAAGCCCGAGCATGCTCATGGTTCTTTAAGAATTACTCTTGGAAGGGAAAATGAGGAAGAGGAAATTGATTATTTCCTTGAAATTCTGCCAGAAATTGTTAAAAAACTCAGGGAAATATCACCTCTTTGGAAGAAAAGCTAA